GCTTCACACAGTGCCATCGCGGCCGCAGCAAAGCCCGACGATGAGGAACCGAAGCCGATGTTCGTTGGAAACGAACTCTCGCTTTCGAACCGAACGGGCGTCTCGATCCCCGCGCGCGAACGTACCTCGTCGATGACGGTTTCGACGCGCTCTGCGGCGCGCCCTGACACCGCTTCCCCGTCGATCACGATCCGATCGGACGTGAGCGACGGATCGAATTCGACGGTCGTCGTCGAGTTGCTCGGTGCGGTGCAAACGCTGATCGAATCGTGATACGGAAGCCGAAGCTCCGGATCGCGCATTCCGTGATACTTGATGAGTCCCTGAATCGGATGGGCTCGCGCTGTCGCCTTCATTCGCATATCTCTCAGGCGTTCCACCGTAGGCTTAACTGATTCGACTCATCACAACGGAGGTGGGGTACCCGCCGATCAATCGATCTCTTCTCGTTTGTGTTCGCCCCGCGCAGCTTGCTCTCGGTCGTGTCCGGAGGCTGGTGAGACAGCACCACGAACGACGGCGTATCCGCCGAGGATGAACAACACACCCCAGATCAGAAACGCTGCGTCCCACAAGAGGACAGGACCGGGACCAGCAGGCCAAACGTGATGAATGCCGAGAAGATGGTGGTTGATGATTCCCTCAACCACGTTGAATACGCCCCAACCGAGGATCACAGATCCGAACAACGCCCGGCCTGATGCAGGGACATCCGGTTGTTGCCACGCCCGCCAGAGGAGAATGATTCCGAGAACGGTGAAGACGTAGGTAACGACGTGGAAGAACCCATCGACCATCACGTTCAGTCGGAGGACGCCGATGACCGTCGTGTCGGTGACGGCGGACAACATG
The sequence above is drawn from the Halocatena salina genome and encodes:
- a CDS encoding DUF2243 domain-containing protein, translating into MSDQETWLGLQKRAKPLVRAGLLLGLGLGGFFDGIVIHQILQWHHMLSAVTDTTVIGVLRLNVMVDGFFHVVTYVFTVLGIILLWRAWQQPDVPASGRALFGSVILGWGVFNVVEGIINHHLLGIHHVWPAGPGPVLLWDAAFLIWGVLFILGGYAVVRGAVSPASGHDREQAARGEHKREEID